From Pseudoleptotrichia goodfellowii, a single genomic window includes:
- a CDS encoding glycosyltransferase — protein sequence MKKIVISGINLTEGGPLTIYKECLKYIKENLSGKYEITALVHNKNLFSEFSSDIEFIEFRDSKKSYLKRCYYEYFYFKKLSKKIKPYLWFSLHDMTPNVISEKMATYCHNPMIFYKVKKNKIIKEFKMFLFSKLYKYIYKINIKKNDFVIVQQNWMRKEFEKIFKINNIIVAHPNVNINDLEVDRETVQEENSFLYPAFPRIFKNFEVICEAVKNLEEQEIKNFKVYLTINGKENKYSEELYNKYKTSECIKFTGLLNRQELMKYYNKVENIIFPSKLETWGLPITETKEFNKPIILSDLKYAHETLGTYEKVLFFNPDSAEELSEKMKIMIFKKNIKYDGNIAGNIENPYCRNWDELFKILLQEK from the coding sequence ATGAAAAAAATAGTAATTTCAGGAATAAACCTTACAGAAGGCGGTCCGTTGACCATTTATAAAGAATGTTTAAAATATATAAAAGAAAATCTTTCCGGGAAATATGAAATAACAGCATTAGTTCATAATAAGAATCTGTTTTCCGAATTTAGTTCGGATATAGAGTTTATTGAATTTAGAGATTCAAAAAAAAGCTATTTGAAAAGATGTTATTATGAGTATTTCTATTTTAAAAAACTTTCTAAAAAAATAAAACCTTATTTATGGTTTTCGTTACATGATATGACACCGAATGTTATTTCTGAAAAAATGGCGACATATTGTCATAATCCTATGATTTTTTATAAAGTAAAGAAAAATAAAATAATAAAAGAATTTAAAATGTTTCTTTTTTCAAAGCTTTATAAATATATTTATAAGATAAATATTAAGAAAAATGATTTTGTTATAGTACAGCAGAATTGGATGAGAAAAGAATTTGAAAAAATTTTTAAAATAAATAATATAATTGTAGCTCATCCCAATGTAAATATAAACGATTTAGAAGTAGATAGAGAAACGGTTCAGGAAGAAAACAGTTTTTTATATCCTGCTTTTCCCAGAATTTTCAAAAATTTTGAAGTTATATGTGAAGCAGTTAAAAATCTTGAAGAGCAGGAAATAAAAAATTTTAAAGTATATTTGACAATAAACGGAAAAGAAAATAAATATTCAGAAGAATTATATAATAAATATAAAACTTCTGAATGTATAAAATTTACAGGATTACTAAATCGCCAAGAGTTGATGAAATATTATAATAAAGTTGAAAATATAATTTTTCCCTCTAAACTTGAAACATGGGGATTGCCGATAACTGAAACAAAAGAGTTTAATAAACCTATAATACTTTCGGATTTAAAATACGCACATGAAACATTGGGAACTTATGAAAAAGTTTTGTTTTTTAATCCCGATTCTGCAGAAGAATTATCCGAAAAAATGAAAATAATGATTTTTAAGAAAAATATAAAATATGATGGTAATATTGCGGGAAATATAGAAAATCCATATT
- a CDS encoding RloB domain-containing protein, protein MRFISNGKKNNYKLVYSNCSFEVWLLYHYKDIKIGECSQKNYEKLLTKQLNKKYEKKRGIKFFDEQKETAIKQSKKVHERYLAAKEKINNRTNSTNFYIILEKFKEIFNKYEFK, encoded by the coding sequence ATGAGATTTATCAGCAATGGTAAAAAGAATAATTATAAGTTGGTATATTCTAATTGTTCTTTTGAAGTATGGCTTTTATATCATTATAAAGATATAAAAATAGGAGAATGCAGTCAAAAAAATTATGAAAAACTTCTCACTAAACAATTAAATAAGAAATATGAAAAGAAGAGAGGTATAAAGTTTTTCGATGAACAAAAAGAAACAGCTATAAAACAGTCTAAAAAAGTACACGAAAGATATTTAGCAGCAAAAGAAAAAATCAATAACAGAACTAACAGTACAAATTTTTATATTATTCTTGAAAAATTTAAAGAAATCTTTAATAAATATGAATTTAAGTAA
- a CDS encoding MBOAT family O-acyltransferase yields the protein MFFKYTFFFLYNIQRIVRIFNSDFVMNIPKITLPIGISFFTFQIMTYVIDLYRKEIKVQKKFINLGLYIFLFPQLIAGPIVRYIDVENEINNRKIDFEMINYGIKRFISGLFKKMLIANTMGIWADTVFNTSWENMSTPLAWLGIFGYTMQIFFDFSAYSDMAIGLGKIFGFNFLENFNYPYISKNVQEFWRRWHISLSTWFKDYLYIPLGGSYRGKKRTYINLIIVFFLTGLWHGAAWNFVFWGLFHGFFLILERLGLNKILEKIPRFFQHFYTLTVVAIGWVFFRSENFLKALIYIKRLFFINFDHLEYFFLELENWKLFIGFCAIILSTPIFPYLKERMIKKVDNVKYEIFESIVYILLFLISLMFIAGSSFNPFIYFQF from the coding sequence ATGTTTTTTAAATATACTTTCTTTTTCTTATATAATATCCAAAGAATTGTAAGAATATTTAACTCCGATTTTGTTATGAATATTCCTAAAATCACTTTACCTATAGGGATTTCTTTTTTTACTTTTCAGATAATGACCTATGTTATTGATTTATACAGAAAAGAAATAAAAGTACAAAAAAAGTTTATAAATTTAGGATTGTATATTTTTCTTTTTCCGCAATTGATTGCAGGGCCGATTGTAAGATATATTGATGTGGAAAATGAAATTAATAATAGAAAAATTGATTTTGAAATGATAAATTACGGAATTAAAAGGTTTATTTCAGGGCTTTTTAAAAAAATGCTGATAGCAAATACTATGGGTATTTGGGCAGATACAGTGTTTAATACATCTTGGGAAAACATGAGTACACCTCTTGCATGGTTAGGTATCTTCGGATATACTATGCAAATATTTTTTGATTTTTCTGCGTATTCAGATATGGCTATAGGATTAGGAAAGATTTTCGGATTTAATTTTTTGGAGAATTTTAATTATCCTTATATTTCAAAAAATGTTCAGGAATTCTGGAGAAGATGGCATATATCATTATCTACATGGTTTAAAGATTATCTTTACATACCTTTAGGAGGAAGTTATCGTGGAAAAAAAAGAACCTATATTAATCTTATAATTGTATTTTTTCTAACAGGTTTATGGCATGGAGCAGCATGGAATTTCGTATTTTGGGGATTGTTTCATGGATTTTTTTTAATTTTGGAAAGGTTGGGATTAAATAAAATATTAGAAAAAATACCTCGCTTTTTCCAACATTTTTATACATTAACTGTAGTAGCTATAGGTTGGGTCTTTTTCAGATCTGAAAATTTTTTAAAAGCTTTAATCTATATAAAAAGATTATTTTTTATCAATTTTGATCATTTGGAATATTTCTTTTTGGAACTCGAAAACTGGAAACTTTTTATAGGGTTTTGTGCTATTATTTTATCTACTCCAATTTTTCCTTATTTAAAAGAAAGAATGATTAAAAAAGTAGATAATGTGAAATATGAAATATTTGAAAGTATAGTGTATATTTTATTATTTTTAATATCTCTAATGTTTATTGCCGGTTCAAGTTTTAATCCTTTTATTTATTTTCAGTTTTAA
- a CDS encoding alginate O-acetyltransferase AlgX-related protein codes for MYDLSKKEEPIYKDLQWEIMYEANDEEIDNYLDNIKYIDNYLKSHNKRLIYLITPNKSEVYDEKLPLRFKVINSIMTKDQKSVLRKKLGTYLNKNKILNIDATEIMKNLKKQGIKTFPNTGVHWNKIGSSNTIIEMVKLLRNNGLELPKVKLSDIKIQKEPAFEGDHDARDLMNVYFATPFDEEYYNIDLIIDKSNRTAKVFAISTSFMISIQNFFVIDMPFKKFKKYDYNQYSLTLSYEKEGEISTNIDNKGFDDNSYIEMLNEYDILLIEHTSAALPKSHLEFVENFVNYLKKIQK; via the coding sequence ATGTACGATCTTAGTAAAAAAGAGGAACCGATTTATAAAGACTTACAATGGGAAATTATGTATGAAGCAAATGATGAAGAGATAGATAATTATTTAGATAATATAAAATATATAGATAACTATCTAAAATCTCATAATAAAAGATTGATTTATTTGATAACACCCAATAAATCAGAAGTATATGATGAAAAATTACCTTTAAGATTTAAAGTAATAAACTCTATTATGACAAAAGATCAGAAATCCGTTCTTAGAAAAAAATTAGGGACATACTTAAATAAAAACAAGATTTTAAATATAGATGCTACCGAAATTATGAAAAATCTTAAAAAACAGGGAATAAAAACATTTCCGAATACAGGTGTTCACTGGAATAAAATAGGAAGTTCAAACACAATTATTGAAATGGTGAAATTACTTAGAAACAACGGGTTAGAATTACCAAAAGTAAAACTTTCTGATATAAAAATTCAAAAAGAACCTGCATTTGAAGGTGATCATGATGCCAGGGACTTAATGAATGTTTACTTTGCAACTCCTTTTGATGAAGAGTACTATAATATTGATTTAATAATTGATAAAAGTAACAGAACTGCAAAAGTTTTTGCTATATCTACAAGTTTTATGATATCAATACAAAATTTTTTTGTTATAGATATGCCGTTTAAAAAATTCAAAAAATATGATTATAATCAATATTCTTTGACATTGTCTTATGAAAAAGAAGGTGAAATTTCTACTAATATAGATAATAAAGGATTTGATGACAATAGCTATATAGAAATGCTTAATGAATATGATATTTTATTGATTGAACATACAAGTGCAGCTTTACCGAAATCTCATTTAGAATTTGTAGAAAATTTTGTAAATTATTTAAAAAAAATTCAAAAATAA
- a CDS encoding ABC transporter ATP-binding protein has product MIEINNVTKRYKKYVVPFNSLKSFVLNYKKYKEENKKIEELIAVENLSMRIEAGEILCIVGRNGAGKSTLAKMIAGTTSPTKGKITTDGRIIPFLELGVAFNSELSGYDNALLNGVLLGMKKKYIKEKIPEIFSFAEVEDFIETPLKFYSSGMLMRLAFSIGMYANGDIYIFDEILAVGDANFQKKCFDSFQNLIEKKKTIILITHDLGTVSKYATRVLLLNGKSHKIIDDRNTIKQMEDISFDELYMREKFL; this is encoded by the coding sequence ATGATTGAAATAAATAATGTAACTAAAAGATATAAAAAATATGTTGTTCCTTTTAACTCTTTAAAAAGTTTTGTATTAAATTACAAAAAATATAAAGAAGAAAATAAAAAAATAGAAGAATTAATTGCAGTGGAAAATCTAAGTATGAGAATAGAAGCCGGAGAAATATTGTGTATTGTCGGAAGAAATGGGGCAGGAAAGTCAACTTTAGCTAAAATGATTGCCGGCACAACTTCCCCTACAAAGGGAAAAATTACAACTGACGGGAGAATTATTCCCTTTTTGGAACTTGGTGTAGCATTTAACAGTGAGTTAAGCGGTTATGATAATGCTTTATTAAATGGAGTATTATTAGGTATGAAAAAGAAATATATAAAAGAAAAAATACCGGAAATTTTTTCTTTTGCAGAAGTTGAAGATTTTATCGAAACTCCTTTAAAATTTTATTCATCCGGAATGTTAATGAGACTTGCTTTTTCTATAGGGATGTACGCTAATGGGGACATTTATATTTTTGATGAAATACTGGCAGTGGGAGATGCCAATTTCCAAAAAAAATGTTTTGATTCTTTTCAAAACCTTATCGAAAAGAAAAAAACTATAATACTTATAACACACGATTTAGGTACAGTAAGTAAATATGCTACACGAGTCTTATTATTAAACGGAAAAAGTCATAAAATAATTGATGACAGAAATACAATTAAGCAAATGGAAGATATTTCATTTGATGAATTATATATGAGAGAAAAATTTTTATAA